A window of the Cicer arietinum cultivar CDC Frontier isolate Library 1 chromosome 6, Cicar.CDCFrontier_v2.0, whole genome shotgun sequence genome harbors these coding sequences:
- the LOC101505775 gene encoding endoglucanase 8-like, protein MVSMVRSDSHNYTDALTKSILFFEGQRSGKLPNSQRMTWRKDSALHDGSDIQINMVGGYYDAGDNVKFHFPMAFTTTMLAWSVIEFGDFMDSDLQHAYEAIRWGTDYFLNATKVPNMIVAQVGDPISDHGCWERPEDMDTSRQAYYITNEKPGSEVSSEIAAALAASSIVFRNVDSNYSNKILDRAKQVFDFANNYRGSYNDSIGEAACPFYCDFNGYMDELIWGAAWLYKATNIQSYWDFVKSNIQNLEYPVARNINGFRVLSSGGSFGEFGWDSKNAGINVLVSQWVMNDSSSQSPFVPNADNLVCSLLPNSPTKTTSYSNGGLLFKPGVSNLQHATSMSFLLIVYARYMRVNQKTISCGNVVFGPTNLITLAKSQVDYILGDNPLGMSYMVGYGPKYPQKIHHRGSTLPSIAVYQNKLGCSDGAKYFESQTPNINILTGAIVGGPAEDDSFEDSRYNVPQSEPATYINAPFVGVLAYFKQLTK, encoded by the exons ATGGTTTCAATGGTAAGATCAGATTCACACAACTATACTGATGCATTAACAAAGAGCATTTTGTTTTTTGAAGGCCAAAGATCTGGGAAATTGCCAAACTCTCAACGTATGACATGGAGAAAAGACTCTGCTCTTCATGATGGCTCTGATATTCAA ATAAATATGGTTGGTGGATATTATGATGCTGGTGACAATGTAAAATTTCATTTCCCTATGGCATTCACAACAACCATGTTAGCATGGAGTGTGATAGAATTTGGAGATTTCATGGATTCAGATCTTCAACATGCATATGAAGCTATTCGTTGGGGGACTGATTATTTCCTTAACGCCACAAAAGTTCCAAACATGATTGTGGCACAAGTTGGTGATCCTATTAGTGACCATGGTTGTTGGGAAAGGCCAGAAGATATGGATACTTCTAGACAAGCCTATTATATCACCAATGAAAAGCCTGGTTCAGAGGTTTCATCTGAGATTGCAGCTGCACTTGCAGCATCATCCATTGTATTTAGGAATGTTGATTCCAATTATTCCAATAAGATTCTTGATAGGGCTAAAcag GTGTTTGACTTTGCAAATAACTACCGTGGATCCTATAATGATAGCATAGGTGAAGCAGCATGCCCCTTCTACTGTGATTTCAATGGCTACATG GATGAGTTGATTTGGGGTGCAGCGTGGTTGTATAAGGCAACTAATATACAAAGTTATTGGGACTTTGTAAAATCAAATATCCAAAACTTAGAATATCCTGTTGCAAGAAATATTAATGGTTTTAGAGTCCTTTCTAGTGGTGGTAGTTTTGGTGAATTTGGATGGGATTCCAAAAATGCTGGCATTAATGTGCTTGTTTCTCAG TGGGTGATGAATGATTCATCAAGCCAGAGTCCTTTCGTTCCCAATGCAGACAACTTAGTGTGCTCTTTGTTGCCGAATTCACCAACCAAAACTACATCATACTCCAACG GTGGACTTTTATTCAAACCGGGAGTAAGTAATCTACAACATGCAACATCAATGTCTTTTCTGTTAATTGTGTATGCACGATACATGAGAGTTAACCAGAAAACAATATCATGTGGAAATGTAGTTTTTGGTCCAACCAACCTCATAACTCTTGCAAAAAGTCag GTGGACTATATTCTAGGAGACAATCCACTAGGGATGTCATACATGGTAGGATATGGACCAAAATATCCCCAAAAGATACACCATCGAGGTTCAACATTGCCATCAATAGCCGTGTACCAAAACAAATTGGGATGTAGTGATGGAGCCAAATATTTTGAATCACAAACACCCAATATCAACATACTAACAGGGGCAATTGTTGGAGGACCAGCAGAGGATGATTCTTTTGAGGACTCGCGATATAATGTTCCACAATCAGAGCCAGCTACATATATCAATGCTCCTTTTGTTGGCGTTTTGGCTTACTTCAAACAACTTACTAAATAA